TGGAGTAAAAATGAAAGAAATAAAAGTATTATGGATTGACGACGAGATTGAGATGTTGAAACCGCACATTCTCTTTCTCGAAGAAAAAAATTATCGCATAACCACCTCCTCGAATGGAAACGACGGGATAAAACTCGTGGAAGAAAACAATTTTGACATCGTTCTCCTTGATGAGATGATGCCCGGTTTGGACGGACTCGAAACTTTGACCGAGATAAAAAAACTAAATGAAACTCTTCCGATTGTAATGGTTACAAAAAATGAGGAAGAAGGTTTGATGAACAAAGCGATTTCGCACCAGATATCCGATTATATTATCAAGCCTATCAACCCGAATCAAGTTTTGATGTCTCTGAAAAAAATCGTTATGTCAGAAGAGATACGGCGAGAGCGAACCGGTGAAGAATATGCAAAATTTTCTGCGTGGTATAACCGAAAAATGTTTACCCAACCGGAACTTGAAGATTTGTTTGAGATATTCCTGAGTTTCGTGGAATGGGATATTAAACTTGATAATTTGAATTACGATGACCTGCTTCAGATTCATAGCTACGAGCGGAAAAATTTCAATTCTGAATTTTCAAATTTCATCAAATCTAATTACGTAAATTTTGTACAGGAAAACAAATATGCGATGTCTCACAATATCGTCGAAAAATATGTGATCCCGAAAATTTCAAAGAAAAAACCCACATATTTTATTGTTCTCGATTGTTTGCGAGCAGATCAACTTTTGGCTATTCGACCATATCTTGAAGAACTTTTTAATGTGGATATTTCCTATTATCTTTCCATTCTGCCCACCTCTACGCCCTATGCACGAAATGCCATTTTTGCCGGAATGCTGCCAAAAAATATTGCAAAAAGATTTCCTCAATATTGGCAAGGTGATGATAGCCCCGAGACAAGTAGAAACAGGTATGAGCATTTCCTTGTTGATGATTTAATGAAGAGAAAAAACGTTTCGCTTCCCAAAGGGTCAAAATATACAAAAATTCTTAATCAGGAAGAGGGGGAGTATGTAACAAAAAAAATACCGAGTTATAAAAACGAGAGATTTATTGTGCTCGTCTATAATTTTCTTGATATGCTTTTACACCATCGTTTTAAAGATGAAGTTTTGCGAGAGATGCTTCCTAATGACCGAGCGTTACGTTCATTGACGAAAATCTGGTTTCTAAATTCTAATCTCTATAAATCGTTGAAATTAATTGCAAAACAGGATGCAACCGTTTTTATTACTACTGATCATGGTTCCATAAAAGTTGAACATGCTTCCAAAGTGATTTCCGATAAAAAAGCTACACCCGGATTGCGATCCAAACATGGAAGAAATGTTTCCTGTGATGAAAATCATGCAATGCGAATCAATGATTTGGGCAAAATCGGAATTCCGGCTGCTGGACTGGTTGACAGCTTTATTTTTGCAAAAGGAGATTATTATTTCGTCTATCCCACCGATTATAACGAATATAAGAAAAAGTTCCACGGAACATATCAACATGGTGGCATTTCGATGGATGAGATGATTCTGCCGATTGCGACTTTAACCACAAAAAAGTAGAAAACTTGAGTTAATCCGCTGGCTGGCCGATTGATTCAAGTTGAATTTTTTTTAAGCAAGAAAAATATTACGGATATTTTATTCTAAAATGGATTTGAAAAGCATACATTTACAGAAAGAAACAAAATTTATTGCTTATTCTCCGGAAGAAACGCAAAAAATTGCTGCCGGATTTTCGCAAATTCTTAAAATTGGTGATGTAATCGGGCTGGAAGGTGAGCTTGGTGCGGGAAAAACTTTTTTTGTGCAACAAGTGGCAGAAGCATTGAATTGTAAGGATTTTGTAACAAGCCCGACTTTTGTAATAATGAATGAATATGAAGCGAAAATTCCTTTCATTCATTTTGATCTTTATAGAATTGAGAACGAATTGGAATTGGAAAATATTGGATTTTCAGATTTTCTCAACCAAAGTGGAGTTGTTTTCATCGAATGGTATGAAATTGCAAAATCATTTTTACCGGATAATCTGATCACCGTAAAATTTAAAATATTAGATAAAAAAACACGCGAAATTACGATTTCACGAAATAAAAAATAATTTACGAACTGGAGAAATATTTATGACGAAATTGATGAAAAGTGTTTCCGGAATTCGGGGAATAGTAGGAGAATCATTAACGGTTGATCGGATTCTCGGCTTTGCAAAAAGATTTGGAACATTTTGCGGAAAGGGGAAAATTTGTGTGGGGCGCGATTCTCGCACAACCGGAAAAATGTTTTTCAATGCGGTTTCTGCCGGCTTGATGTCTGTTGGCTGCGATGTTGTAGATCTGGGGATTTGCCCCACTCCAACTATTCTGCTTGCTGTGGAAAATTCCGATGCTGTGGGCGGACTTGCAATTACTGCGAGCCACAATCCGCCGGAATGGAATGCTTTAAAATTGGTTAATGATTCGGGAACGTTTCTTACTGAGAAGCAATCCGAAAAATTTTGGGCAATTGCAGATTCAGAGATTTGCGAAAAAAAATGGAAAGATATAGGACAATTAAGTTCCGATGAAACTGCGATTGATCGTCATATTCAAAGTATTATGAATTTGGATCTAATTGATTTGGAAGCGATAAAGGAGAGAAAATTTAAAGTCGTAATTGATTCCACAAATGGAGCAGGGGGATTGTGTTCACCCAAACTGTTGGAAAAATTGGGCTGTGAAGTCACAGAATTGTTTTCTGAACCAACCGGAATTTTTTCGCGGGTTGGCGAACCGACTGCTGAGAATCTAATCAAACTTGAGGAATTGGTAAAAGACACAAATGCTGATGTCGGATTTGCCACAGATCCGGATGTAGATAGATTAGCCATTGTTTCAGAAAATGGTAAGGCACTTGGCACAGAATATTCTCTCTTGCTTTCTGAGGATTATATCCTCTCTCAAATTGTAAAATTGGGAATAATAAAAAGGAATATTGCCACAAACCTTTCTTCATCTATGGCGTCGGATGATATTGCAGAAAAATACGGGGTTAAAGTTTTTCGCTCAAAAGTTGGTGAGATCAATGTGGCGGAAAAGATGAAAGAAAATAATTGTGCAATCGGTGGCGAAGGAAATGGTGGAATTATTTTTCCTGATTTACATTTTACCAGAGATGCTCCAATGGGGATGGCTTTGATCCTCTCATCTTTAGTGAAAAGCGAGAAATCGGTTTCTGAACTTGCAAACGAAATTCCAGTTTATGTAATTAGAAAGACAAAAACCCCCATTAGTGATGATTTTGATTTTCTTAATTTTTCGGAAAAAATAAAGAAATTATATCCCAATCAAAAATTTGATACAACAGACGGATTGAAAATTATTGACAAAAAATTTTGGATTCATATTCGAAAATCCGGCACAGAACCGATTATGCGAATTATCGCTGAAAGCGGTTCAAAAAAAAAATCGGATAATCTTATCGCAGATATAAAAAATCTGTTGTGAATTTCATTGTTTAATAAAAATTCAGACAAAACAAAGGAGAAAAAAAATGAATGATGAACAACTCTATGACAAAGCGAAGAAAAGAGTGGAAGAGATAAAAGGATTTTATTCTCATTTGATTGTATTTATTCTTGTGAATGTTGGTTTGTTTTTACTCAATTATTTCACATCAAAAGGAACATGGTGGTTTTATTGGCCTCTTCTCGGGTGGGGGATAGGATTAGTAATTCACGGATTCAATACGTTTGGAACCCATTTGTTTTTAGGGCAAGATTGGGAAGATAAAAAGATCAAAGAATTAGTAGAAAAATATAAAGAAAAAGAGTAATAGAAAAGGATTTGTAACATGAAAATGACAAAAGAATTAATTATGAAATTGCCTAAGACGGATTTGCACGTCCATCTTGACGGTTCGGTAAGAATCTCAACGATTTTGGAACTAGCGGAAAAAGACAAGGTCAAACTTCCCTCTACAAAAATTAAAGAACTTAAAAGGAAAATCTCCGGTGAAAATGCAGCAAGTTTGGAAGAATATCTCGAAGGTTTTGCCATAACTTTGTCGGTTTTACAGACTGAGGAAAGTTTATTTCGGTCTGCTTATGAATTGGCAGAGGATTCAGCAAAAGAAAATATCCGCTACACGGAAATCAGATATTGCCCTCTCTTACATACGAATAAAGGGCTTGGACTAACTGCGGTTTCGAATGCTGTTTTGGATGGATTAAAACAAGCGGAAAGAGATTTCAATATCACAACAGGTCTAATATTTTGTGGAATGAGAAATATGAGTCCGGAAATTTCGGTTCGTCTTGCAAGTTTGGCAACCACCTATAAAAATAAGGGAGTGCTTGGATTTGATTTGGCTGGACAAGAGATGAACTTTCCGGCAAAAGAGCATCGGGAGGCTTTTGATCTTGCTCTAAAAAATAACTTGAATATAACCATCCACGCGGGCGAAGGTTATGGACCTGAAAGCATTCATCAGGCAATTCATTATTGCGGTGCTCACAGAATTGGTCATGGAACGCGGCTCATTGAGGATGGAGATTTGCTAAATTATGTAAATGATCACCGTATCCCCATTGAAATTTGCTTGAAGAGTAATTTGGATACTCACACTGTTTCTTCTTATGAAAGGCACCCGCTTTCAATTTTCTATGACCTGGGTTTGCGAGTTACACTCAACACGGACAATAGACTTATTTCAAACACAGATATTACAAATGAATTTATGCTGGCAGTAGAGCATTACAATTTTGATTACCCGAAAATAAAGAATTTGATAATTAACGGATTCAAAAGTTCATTTCTACCCTATCGAGAAAAAGCACTTATGCTGAAAGAAGTTCTTACAGAATTGGAACAAATCGAAAGAGAAGAAATGAAAACTAAAAAAGTGGATTACGACGACAAGATGTAAAAAAATAGTTTGAGAAATACTGAAACCTTGCGTATGGTTGATGGATGTTGTTTATCCACACCTCCGCAATG
The DNA window shown above is from Candidatus Cloacimonadota bacterium and carries:
- the add gene encoding adenosine deaminase yields the protein MKMTKELIMKLPKTDLHVHLDGSVRISTILELAEKDKVKLPSTKIKELKRKISGENAASLEEYLEGFAITLSVLQTEESLFRSAYELAEDSAKENIRYTEIRYCPLLHTNKGLGLTAVSNAVLDGLKQAERDFNITTGLIFCGMRNMSPEISVRLASLATTYKNKGVLGFDLAGQEMNFPAKEHREAFDLALKNNLNITIHAGEGYGPESIHQAIHYCGAHRIGHGTRLIEDGDLLNYVNDHRIPIEICLKSNLDTHTVSSYERHPLSIFYDLGLRVTLNTDNRLISNTDITNEFMLAVEHYNFDYPKIKNLIINGFKSSFLPYREKALMLKEVLTELEQIEREEMKTKKVDYDDKM
- a CDS encoding response regulator, which codes for MKEIKVLWIDDEIEMLKPHILFLEEKNYRITTSSNGNDGIKLVEENNFDIVLLDEMMPGLDGLETLTEIKKLNETLPIVMVTKNEEEGLMNKAISHQISDYIIKPINPNQVLMSLKKIVMSEEIRRERTGEEYAKFSAWYNRKMFTQPELEDLFEIFLSFVEWDIKLDNLNYDDLLQIHSYERKNFNSEFSNFIKSNYVNFVQENKYAMSHNIVEKYVIPKISKKKPTYFIVLDCLRADQLLAIRPYLEELFNVDISYYLSILPTSTPYARNAIFAGMLPKNIAKRFPQYWQGDDSPETSRNRYEHFLVDDLMKRKNVSLPKGSKYTKILNQEEGEYVTKKIPSYKNERFIVLVYNFLDMLLHHRFKDEVLREMLPNDRALRSLTKIWFLNSNLYKSLKLIAKQDATVFITTDHGSIKVEHASKVISDKKATPGLRSKHGRNVSCDENHAMRINDLGKIGIPAAGLVDSFIFAKGDYYFVYPTDYNEYKKKFHGTYQHGGISMDEMILPIATLTTKK
- a CDS encoding 2TM domain-containing protein translates to MNDEQLYDKAKKRVEEIKGFYSHLIVFILVNVGLFLLNYFTSKGTWWFYWPLLGWGIGLVIHGFNTFGTHLFLGQDWEDKKIKELVEKYKEKE
- the glmM gene encoding phosphoglucosamine mutase, which encodes MTKLMKSVSGIRGIVGESLTVDRILGFAKRFGTFCGKGKICVGRDSRTTGKMFFNAVSAGLMSVGCDVVDLGICPTPTILLAVENSDAVGGLAITASHNPPEWNALKLVNDSGTFLTEKQSEKFWAIADSEICEKKWKDIGQLSSDETAIDRHIQSIMNLDLIDLEAIKERKFKVVIDSTNGAGGLCSPKLLEKLGCEVTELFSEPTGIFSRVGEPTAENLIKLEELVKDTNADVGFATDPDVDRLAIVSENGKALGTEYSLLLSEDYILSQIVKLGIIKRNIATNLSSSMASDDIAEKYGVKVFRSKVGEINVAEKMKENNCAIGGEGNGGIIFPDLHFTRDAPMGMALILSSLVKSEKSVSELANEIPVYVIRKTKTPISDDFDFLNFSEKIKKLYPNQKFDTTDGLKIIDKKFWIHIRKSGTEPIMRIIAESGSKKKSDNLIADIKNLL
- the tsaE gene encoding tRNA (adenosine(37)-N6)-threonylcarbamoyltransferase complex ATPase subunit type 1 TsaE — its product is MDLKSIHLQKETKFIAYSPEETQKIAAGFSQILKIGDVIGLEGELGAGKTFFVQQVAEALNCKDFVTSPTFVIMNEYEAKIPFIHFDLYRIENELELENIGFSDFLNQSGVVFIEWYEIAKSFLPDNLITVKFKILDKKTREITISRNKK